In one Microbacterium invictum genomic region, the following are encoded:
- a CDS encoding AMP-binding protein, producing MKLHPVSGDDPRDILPALRAAVLGAGPALGLGMTDADARGGGVEEVPAGTAAVITTSGSTGVPKRVVLSRSALTASALATAARIGDGAWLLALPASYVAGLQVLVRSLVADRQPGLLSGPFQPQAFASAALMLVSSENGRRVPTFTSLVPAQLVRLLDAAEHDDAVRAALRSFAAILIGGQALPAAVLERAESAGARIVRTYGATETSGGCVYDGVPLDGVGVRIEGGEVQLSGPTLAEGYLGEPARTDASFVMAPDGTRWYRTGDAGLVEDGVLRVRGRLDNVIVSGGINVSLDRVERVVRSVAGLHSAVVVGVPDDRWGEASVIVAARGEALRRSEATQLAEARAAVAAEIGAHARPSRLILVDEIAALPSGKPDREAIRRLVAGHR from the coding sequence GTGAAGCTCCACCCTGTCAGCGGCGACGACCCCCGCGACATCCTGCCGGCGCTCCGGGCCGCGGTGCTCGGGGCGGGTCCTGCCCTCGGGCTCGGCATGACCGATGCCGACGCGAGAGGCGGCGGCGTCGAGGAGGTCCCCGCCGGGACCGCGGCGGTGATCACCACGTCGGGGTCGACCGGTGTCCCCAAGCGCGTCGTGCTCAGCCGGTCGGCTCTGACCGCCAGTGCGCTGGCCACCGCCGCACGCATCGGCGACGGGGCGTGGCTGCTCGCCCTTCCGGCGAGCTACGTCGCCGGTCTCCAGGTGCTCGTCCGGTCGCTCGTCGCCGACCGGCAGCCGGGCCTGCTGTCGGGCCCGTTCCAGCCGCAGGCGTTCGCCTCGGCCGCGCTGATGCTCGTCTCGAGCGAGAACGGCCGGCGGGTGCCGACCTTCACCTCTCTCGTCCCCGCCCAGCTCGTCCGCCTCCTCGATGCCGCAGAGCACGACGACGCGGTGCGCGCAGCCCTCCGCTCCTTCGCGGCGATCCTCATCGGCGGCCAGGCTCTTCCCGCGGCGGTACTCGAGCGCGCCGAGAGCGCGGGCGCGCGGATCGTCCGCACCTACGGGGCCACCGAGACCAGCGGCGGCTGCGTCTACGACGGCGTGCCGCTCGACGGTGTGGGCGTGCGGATCGAGGGCGGCGAGGTGCAGCTGTCGGGGCCGACACTTGCCGAGGGGTATCTCGGCGAACCGGCGCGCACCGACGCATCCTTCGTCATGGCACCGGACGGCACCCGCTGGTACCGCACCGGCGACGCCGGACTCGTCGAAGACGGGGTGCTGCGGGTGCGCGGGCGGCTCGACAACGTCATCGTCTCGGGGGGCATCAACGTCTCGCTCGACCGGGTCGAACGTGTGGTCCGGTCGGTGGCGGGCCTCCACTCCGCCGTCGTCGTCGGAGTGCCGGATGACCGCTGGGGCGAGGCCTCGGTGATCGTCGCCGCCCGCGGCGAGGCGCTCCGCCGGAGCGAAGCGACCCAGCTCGCCGAAGCCCGGGCGGCCGTGGCCGCCGAGATCGGCGCCCACGCCCGCCCCTCCCGTCTGATCCTCGTCGACGAGATCGCCGCCCTCCCCTCGGGGAAGCCCGACCGCGAGGCCATCCGACGGCTCGTCGCGGGGCACCGATAG
- a CDS encoding 1,4-dihydroxy-2-naphthoate polyprenyltransferase, with translation MARTSSKKRKRPASRPRPSGNPQRQPVAPTRAPKKATARDWIGAARLRTLPLAVTPVLIGTGASMLVLDGLRWVVALCCLAVAVCLQIGVNFANDYSDGVRGTDDVRVGPARLTGARKAKPRTVLIVALGFFGMAAVAGLAVVIRTQQWWLLLVGAVCLVAAWFYTGGKRPYGYYGLGEVVVFVFFGLIATLGTTWVQALALPQEAWFGAVGAGLFACAVLLANNLRDIDQDRAAGKRTLSVLIGRRASQVLFTVLILGPFVISGWMALFYPVAWLTLFGLLAALPAVLIVWTYRLPRELVVALALSSLASLSYGVFLFWAFVG, from the coding sequence GTGGCACGAACCTCCAGCAAGAAGCGCAAGCGTCCGGCATCCCGTCCCCGTCCCAGTGGTAACCCGCAGCGGCAGCCGGTCGCCCCGACCCGTGCACCGAAGAAGGCGACCGCGCGCGACTGGATCGGCGCCGCACGCCTGCGCACGCTGCCGCTGGCGGTGACGCCGGTGCTCATCGGCACGGGCGCCTCGATGCTCGTGCTCGACGGGCTCCGCTGGGTGGTCGCACTGTGCTGCCTGGCCGTGGCGGTCTGCCTCCAGATCGGCGTCAACTTCGCCAACGACTACAGCGACGGGGTCCGGGGCACCGACGACGTCCGGGTCGGCCCCGCGCGGCTGACCGGCGCCCGGAAGGCGAAACCGCGCACGGTGCTGATCGTGGCGCTGGGCTTCTTCGGCATGGCCGCCGTCGCGGGCCTCGCCGTGGTCATCCGCACCCAGCAGTGGTGGCTCCTGCTCGTGGGAGCGGTGTGCCTCGTCGCCGCGTGGTTCTACACCGGCGGCAAGCGCCCCTACGGCTACTACGGGCTGGGCGAGGTCGTCGTCTTCGTCTTCTTCGGCCTGATCGCCACCCTCGGAACCACCTGGGTGCAGGCGCTCGCCCTGCCGCAGGAGGCGTGGTTCGGTGCCGTGGGTGCGGGCCTGTTCGCCTGCGCGGTGCTGCTCGCGAACAACCTCCGCGACATCGATCAGGACCGCGCCGCCGGCAAGCGCACCCTGTCGGTGCTGATCGGGCGGCGCGCGTCGCAGGTGCTCTTCACCGTGCTGATCCTCGGGCCGTTCGTCATCTCCGGCTGGATGGCCCTGTTTTACCCCGTCGCCTGGCTGACCCTCTTCGGGCTTCTCGCGGCGCTGCCGGCGGTGCTGATCGTCTGGACCTACCGACTCCCGAGAGAACTCGTCGTCGCCCTGGCGCTGAGCTCGCTCGCGTCGCTGTCCTACGGGGTGTTCTTGTTCTGGGCGTTCGTCGGCTGA
- a CDS encoding DUF4229 domain-containing protein, producing the protein MKARSALVYSVLRLLAFLVPFGIMMLFPIFQQLYWLAAIFAALIGLSLSLLFLRRPLNEVTSQLGAGRPPRTGRAERGATDADADDEDAAADAIAEDRPVDQPTNAQNKNTP; encoded by the coding sequence GTGAAAGCCCGCTCCGCCCTGGTCTACTCCGTGCTGCGGCTGCTGGCGTTCCTCGTGCCGTTCGGGATCATGATGCTCTTCCCGATCTTCCAGCAGCTCTACTGGCTCGCCGCGATCTTCGCCGCCCTCATCGGGTTGAGCCTGTCGCTGCTGTTCCTGCGCCGCCCCCTGAACGAGGTCACCTCACAGCTCGGAGCGGGACGACCCCCGCGCACCGGCCGCGCCGAACGCGGGGCGACCGACGCGGACGCCGATGACGAGGATGCCGCGGCCGACGCGATCGCAGAGGACCGGCCGGTCGATCAGCCGACGAACGCCCAGAACAAGAACACCCCGTAG
- a CDS encoding PLD nuclease N-terminal domain-containing protein, with the protein MTRVLLIAALLATVFWVYSIVDCALQPSNRHRGVSKPIWILIVILLPVLGGVLWFVVGRLRKKTIAARRAPDDDPEFLGRIGSISDQDERIRRLEEELAQLDAEADDPRFGPSERGAAPGTTIEPPPSGSDRSARTGDRPADDDDPLGTRGPLS; encoded by the coding sequence ATGACGAGGGTGCTCCTCATCGCGGCATTGCTGGCCACGGTGTTCTGGGTCTACAGCATCGTCGACTGCGCCCTGCAGCCGTCGAATCGGCATCGCGGTGTGAGCAAGCCGATCTGGATCCTGATCGTCATCCTCCTCCCCGTCCTCGGCGGTGTGCTGTGGTTCGTGGTGGGCCGCCTCCGCAAGAAGACGATCGCCGCCCGGCGCGCCCCCGATGACGACCCCGAGTTCCTCGGACGGATCGGCTCGATCAGCGATCAGGACGAGCGCATCCGCCGGCTCGAAGAAGAACTCGCGCAACTGGATGCCGAGGCCGACGACCCCCGCTTCGGTCCGTCGGAGCGGGGCGCCGCGCCGGGCACCACGATCGAACCGCCGCCGAGCGGCAGCGACCGCTCCGCCCGCACCGGCGATCGTCCGGCCGACGACGATGACCCGCTCGGCACCCGCGGACCGCTGAGCTGA
- the menD gene encoding 2-succinyl-5-enolpyruvyl-6-hydroxy-3-cyclohexene-1-carboxylic-acid synthase codes for MTGDASGAQAPSTDAAAALLGALVAGGVRHLVLSPGSRSQALALVAAEFERQGIARLHVRIDERVAGFLALGIGRESGVPAALLCTSGTATANYLPAVLEAHHAGVPLLLLTADRPPELRGIGANQATRQPGLYTGFTRWEGDLPVPTEIDETGDGDQTVMLRRTAGEALAAARGETVRPAGPVHLNLPYRDPLAGALPRWLAAPVGAEPTDAAPPESSGALYQGGGGIGGSEGSGDGAEADAAAAVILEHGPRTVVVAGADAGPGAEALAHEAGWPLIAEIVSGARFGRHLVHGYRRLLADPSLGGRVERAVVFGHPTLSREVAALLSRDDVTVLAVRGPGEPLNLNGATTQVDGVSVAPGAADRAWLGAWMRASHAASVDLSPPAPDPDALSSAVPDERLPAIAAELAVLRAPVDRAALVDAVWRATWPHDRLMFGSSRLVRVADTVLGGKKVPVHANRGLAGIDGTVATAMGIALASQDAAERGAAGVTRVLLGDLAMLHDVGALLVPPAERAPRMQVIVGNDGGGTIFDDLEVAGVAGPAAMDRVLYTPHEVRLEAIANAYGWEYRRVATRSELDQALTSGGAARLLIEVPLSR; via the coding sequence GTGACGGGCGACGCCTCCGGGGCACAGGCTCCGTCGACCGATGCCGCCGCGGCGCTGCTCGGCGCGCTCGTGGCCGGAGGCGTCCGCCACCTCGTCCTCAGCCCGGGATCGCGCTCGCAGGCGCTCGCCCTGGTGGCCGCGGAGTTCGAGCGGCAGGGCATCGCGCGCCTTCACGTGCGCATCGACGAACGCGTCGCCGGATTCCTCGCCCTCGGGATCGGGCGCGAGTCGGGCGTGCCGGCTGCCCTTCTCTGCACGTCGGGGACGGCGACGGCCAACTACCTGCCGGCCGTGCTCGAGGCCCATCACGCCGGCGTCCCGCTGCTGCTTCTCACCGCCGACCGCCCGCCCGAGCTGCGCGGCATCGGTGCGAACCAGGCCACGCGCCAGCCTGGGCTCTACACCGGGTTCACCCGGTGGGAGGGCGACCTTCCCGTACCGACCGAGATCGACGAGACCGGCGACGGCGATCAGACCGTCATGCTCCGCCGGACCGCGGGCGAGGCGCTCGCCGCCGCGCGGGGTGAGACCGTCCGACCCGCCGGTCCCGTGCACCTGAATCTGCCGTACCGCGACCCGCTCGCCGGCGCGCTGCCGCGCTGGCTCGCGGCCCCCGTGGGTGCCGAGCCCACCGACGCCGCGCCGCCCGAGTCGTCGGGTGCGCTCTACCAGGGCGGCGGGGGGATCGGCGGGTCGGAGGGATCCGGCGACGGAGCCGAGGCCGACGCCGCGGCCGCAGTCATCCTCGAACACGGCCCTCGCACCGTGGTCGTGGCCGGCGCTGACGCCGGCCCTGGGGCTGAGGCGCTCGCCCACGAGGCCGGATGGCCGCTCATCGCCGAGATCGTCAGCGGTGCGCGTTTTGGGCGCCACCTCGTGCACGGATACCGCCGGCTCCTGGCCGACCCGTCGCTCGGCGGACGCGTCGAACGCGCCGTGGTCTTCGGTCACCCGACCCTCAGCCGCGAGGTCGCAGCGCTGCTCTCGCGCGACGATGTGACAGTGCTCGCCGTCCGCGGGCCCGGAGAACCGCTCAACCTCAACGGCGCCACGACCCAGGTCGACGGCGTCTCCGTCGCTCCGGGCGCGGCCGACCGCGCCTGGCTCGGTGCGTGGATGCGCGCCTCGCACGCGGCATCCGTGGATCTGAGTCCGCCCGCACCCGACCCCGATGCGCTGTCGTCGGCCGTGCCCGACGAGCGCCTGCCCGCGATCGCGGCCGAGCTCGCGGTGCTCCGCGCACCGGTCGACCGCGCCGCGCTCGTCGACGCTGTGTGGCGTGCGACCTGGCCGCACGACCGGCTGATGTTCGGCTCGTCCCGGCTGGTGCGCGTGGCCGACACCGTCCTCGGCGGCAAGAAGGTGCCCGTGCACGCCAACCGCGGGCTCGCCGGCATCGACGGAACGGTCGCCACGGCGATGGGCATCGCCCTGGCGAGTCAGGATGCCGCGGAGCGCGGCGCCGCCGGCGTGACGCGGGTGCTGCTCGGCGACCTGGCGATGCTGCACGATGTCGGCGCGCTGCTCGTGCCTCCCGCCGAACGGGCGCCGCGCATGCAGGTGATCGTCGGCAACGACGGGGGCGGCACCATCTTCGACGACCTCGAGGTCGCCGGTGTCGCCGGCCCCGCGGCCATGGACCGGGTGCTCTACACCCCTCACGAGGTGCGACTCGAGGCGATCGCGAATGCCTACGGCTGGGAGTACCGACGGGTCGCGACACGATCCGAGCTCGATCAGGCGCTCACCTCGGGTGGTGCGGCCCGACTTCTCATCGAGGTGCCGCTCTCTCGCTGA
- a CDS encoding polyphosphate kinase 2 family protein, producing MTTADATGWIGDPATALRVAEGFDLAAVDPDATPAYRGSKADGVADLAAEAPKLDELQERLFAASRSEATDQAVLLVLQAMDSAGKGGIVRHVVGSVDPQGVMLTAFKKPTPEELAHDFLWRIERRLPEPGFIGVFDRSHYEDVLIGRVRALAPADEIERRYDAINDFEARVVASGTRIVKVMLHISHAEQGARLMERLDRPDKHWKYNPGDVDERALWPDYMAAYQTVFERTSTAVAPWHVVPANRKWYARLAVQRLLVDALEAVNPQWPPATFDVALEKERLAATMPS from the coding sequence ATGACGACAGCAGACGCCACCGGCTGGATCGGCGATCCCGCGACCGCCCTCCGGGTGGCGGAGGGATTCGACCTCGCCGCGGTCGACCCGGACGCCACGCCCGCCTACCGCGGATCCAAGGCCGACGGCGTCGCCGATCTCGCCGCCGAGGCGCCGAAGCTCGACGAGCTGCAGGAGCGCCTGTTCGCCGCGAGTCGCAGCGAGGCGACCGACCAGGCGGTGCTCCTCGTGCTTCAGGCAATGGATTCGGCGGGCAAGGGCGGGATCGTCCGGCACGTCGTCGGCTCGGTCGACCCCCAGGGCGTCATGCTCACCGCCTTCAAGAAGCCGACGCCCGAAGAGCTTGCGCACGACTTCCTTTGGCGCATCGAGCGGCGCCTGCCCGAACCGGGGTTCATCGGGGTGTTCGACCGGTCCCACTACGAGGACGTGCTGATCGGGCGCGTCCGCGCCCTGGCCCCGGCCGACGAGATCGAGCGGCGCTACGACGCCATCAACGACTTCGAGGCCCGCGTCGTCGCGAGCGGCACCCGGATCGTGAAGGTGATGCTGCACATCTCGCACGCCGAGCAGGGCGCGCGGCTCATGGAGCGTCTGGACCGCCCCGACAAGCACTGGAAGTACAACCCCGGCGACGTCGACGAGCGCGCGCTCTGGCCCGACTACATGGCGGCCTACCAGACGGTGTTCGAACGCACGTCGACGGCCGTTGCGCCCTGGCATGTGGTTCCGGCCAACCGCAAGTGGTACGCCCGGCTGGCGGTGCAGCGGCTTCTCGTGGATGCGCTCGAGGCCGTGAACCCGCAGTGGCCTCCGGCCACCTTCGACGTCGCGCTCGAGAAGGAGCGGCTGGCCGCCACCATGCCGTCGTAG
- a CDS encoding DUF885 domain-containing protein, which translates to MSAPTDPVRLIADDYVARLAAHEPDAAQAIGFTDGPPLPDLSPEWLQERYALQGEVIARLDALDLEAGDPSLRAALRERMERERLLFDTGFTPRLVAGLATPIHHVRYAVEGLTVTADAAGEALLRRIEATPAATRQYIDSLRWARENTARFTGGGVAPVRQLDTLAAQVERWVDTDWFGTIPVDESVGDAPRARLRAAADETAGALRDLVALLRDELRPAAPTVDAVGAEVYPSMAAGMLGASIDLAETYAWGWAELTRLVAASHELATILGGSAGPGGGDDPVRAAAALLDVDPRYRLDGIPAIRAWLRTRVAETTAALADAFELPAAVDRVECVVSEASSGVVYYTPAPPDGSAPSRIVWTIPSGIPVAASWQEVTSVHHEGLPGHHLQFVVTASDPGLHPWQRHLCHIHGYAEGWAHYAEQLSDDLGLIRDPAERLGLLLGQIWRTVRIVADIGLHTGWAVPDGVIVPTQPWTPALAREMLERFALVEPALAAFEVDRYLGWPGQALAFRVGARLWTQAREARAARDGGAFSLREFHRDALALGPMGLDPLRERLLG; encoded by the coding sequence GTGAGCGCCCCCACCGACCCGGTCCGTCTGATCGCCGACGACTACGTCGCCCGTCTCGCCGCGCACGAGCCGGATGCGGCTCAGGCGATCGGCTTCACCGACGGCCCGCCGCTTCCCGACCTCTCACCGGAGTGGCTGCAGGAGCGGTACGCCCTGCAGGGCGAGGTGATCGCCCGGCTCGACGCCCTGGACCTCGAGGCCGGCGACCCCTCGCTCCGCGCAGCGCTGCGCGAGCGCATGGAGCGCGAGCGTCTGCTCTTCGACACCGGCTTCACCCCGCGGCTCGTCGCGGGGCTCGCCACCCCGATCCATCACGTGCGCTACGCCGTCGAGGGCCTGACCGTGACGGCGGATGCCGCGGGTGAGGCGCTGCTGCGCCGGATCGAGGCCACCCCCGCCGCGACCCGGCAGTACATCGACAGCCTGCGCTGGGCCCGCGAGAACACCGCGCGATTCACCGGCGGCGGCGTCGCGCCCGTGCGGCAGCTCGACACGCTCGCCGCCCAGGTCGAGCGGTGGGTCGACACCGATTGGTTCGGCACGATCCCGGTCGACGAGAGCGTCGGGGACGCCCCCCGCGCTCGGCTCCGGGCCGCCGCCGACGAGACGGCGGGGGCCCTGCGCGACCTCGTCGCGCTCCTGCGCGACGAACTGCGACCGGCGGCGCCGACGGTCGACGCGGTAGGGGCGGAGGTCTACCCGAGCATGGCCGCCGGAATGCTCGGCGCCTCGATCGACCTCGCCGAGACCTACGCCTGGGGGTGGGCCGAGCTCACCCGGCTGGTCGCGGCGTCGCACGAGCTCGCCACGATCCTCGGGGGCTCCGCCGGCCCGGGCGGGGGTGACGACCCCGTGCGCGCGGCCGCCGCCCTTCTCGACGTCGACCCGCGCTACCGGCTCGACGGCATCCCCGCCATCCGGGCGTGGCTTCGCACCCGCGTCGCCGAGACGACCGCCGCGCTCGCCGACGCCTTCGAGCTGCCGGCCGCCGTCGACCGCGTGGAGTGCGTCGTCTCCGAGGCATCCAGCGGCGTCGTCTACTACACCCCGGCGCCGCCGGATGGATCGGCGCCCAGCCGCATCGTGTGGACGATCCCGAGCGGCATCCCGGTCGCGGCCAGCTGGCAGGAGGTGACGAGCGTCCACCACGAGGGCCTCCCCGGGCATCACCTGCAGTTCGTCGTCACCGCCTCCGATCCGGGCCTGCACCCGTGGCAGCGGCACCTCTGCCACATCCACGGCTACGCCGAGGGATGGGCCCACTACGCCGAGCAGCTCTCCGACGACCTCGGTCTCATCCGCGATCCCGCCGAGCGGCTGGGGCTCCTCCTCGGCCAGATCTGGCGCACCGTGCGCATCGTCGCCGACATCGGCCTCCACACCGGGTGGGCGGTGCCGGACGGCGTCATCGTGCCCACCCAGCCGTGGACGCCCGCGCTCGCGCGCGAGATGCTCGAGCGTTTCGCCCTGGTCGAGCCGGCGCTCGCCGCGTTCGAGGTCGACCGCTACCTGGGGTGGCCCGGCCAGGCGCTGGCGTTCCGCGTCGGCGCGCGTCTGTGGACGCAGGCCCGCGAGGCGCGAGCAGCGCGCGACGGCGGGGCCTTCTCGCTTCGGGAGTTCCATCGCGACGCGCTCGCGCTGGGACCGATGGGCCTCGATCCGCTCCGCGAGCGCCTGCTCGGTTGA